From a single Anomaloglossus baeobatrachus isolate aAnoBae1 chromosome 8, aAnoBae1.hap1, whole genome shotgun sequence genomic region:
- the CYB561D2 gene encoding transmembrane reductase CYB561D2: MAQSSDPDSRLHRTLRLISGAAAHLTAFAFTIYIAYVSQLGTSLFSWHPFLMSLAFSFFMTEAILVFSPDSSLLHSFSRKARVRAHWVLQLLSIFCATLGLGIIYYNKIVHGKPHFSTWHGLVGLLTVLWAMGQNAGGITLLYPKLVQRWTLSTRKLYHATSGLLGYLLGCTSLFLGMCSLWFSAHVTGTLWYICALCPLITGLVVMSQVSNAYLYRKRSQS; encoded by the exons ATGGCGCAGAGCTCAGACCCCGACTCCCGGCTGCACCGCACACTGCGCCTGATATCCGGGGCCGCCGCTCATCTCACCGCCTTCGCATTCACCATTTACATCGCCTACGTATCCCAGCTGGGAACAT CACTGTTCTCGTGGCATCCGTTCCTCATGAGTCTGGCG TTCTCCTTCTTTATGACAGAAGCCATCTTGGTTTTCTCTCCTGACTCCTCCCTGCTGCACTCCTTCTCCCGTAAGGCGCGGGTGCGAGCGCACTGGGTTCTGCAGCTCCTCTCCATCTTCTGCGCCACCCTGGGCTTGGGAATCATCTACTATAACAAGATTGTACACGGGAAGCCTCACTTTTCCACCTGGCACGGTTTAGTGGGATTACTCACCGTACTGTGGGCGATGGGGCAGAACGCTGGCGGGATAACGCTGCTGTACCCCAAACTGGTGCAGCGCTGGACCCTGTCTACCCGCAAGCTATACCATGCTACCTCTGGCCTGCTGGGATACCTGCTGGGGTGCACAAGTCTGTTCCTCGGCATGTGTTCTCTGTGGTTCAGCGCCCATGTCACTGGCACCCTGTGGTACATTTGTGCCCTCTGCCCGCTGATCACTGGCCTAGTGGTGATGAGTCAGGTCAGTAACGCTTACCTGTACCGTAAGAGGAGCCAATCCTAA
- the TMEM115 gene encoding transmembrane protein 115, translating to MLRSIPANRVVSALSGSSVLVKCLWGAVVLLYLLSFWVDSAHLLAVTPGLLLPPNLWLWTLVTHGLVELHLWDVLANLLLTLGAGRRLEPLWGAPELLLFYGVVSLSVGVLSSLFFLVAYAATSDLYFLFSARVHGFPAFAGAVLVAHKQTIGDGLVEPQRWVRLLPQLTLLGAIVLTVAGLIPGQMLVGYSLGLLSGWVYLRFYQRHSRGRGDMSDHFSFASFFPAPLQPAAALLGTLTHAGLVKLRLCPRAVKRYDVGAPSSITISLPGTDPQDAERRRQLALKALNERLKRVEDQTSWPNMEEEEEEEDDDVSHETSFSSSTGGKADTPAAQEPSAAASPMV from the exons atgctgcgttccatccctgCTAACCGCGTGGTGTCGGCGCTGTCCGGGAGCAGCGTGCTGGTGAAGTGCCTGTGGGGGGCTGTCGTCCTCCTTTACCTTCTCTCCTTCTGGGTGGACAGCGCTCACCTTCTGGCCGTCACCCCTGGACTGCTGCTGCCCCCCAATCTGTGGCTGTGGACGCTGGTGACACATGGACTGGTGGAGCTGCACCTCTGGGAcgttctggccaatctgctgctgacGCTGGGTGCTGGTCGCCGGCTGGAGCCGCTGTGGGGGGCCCCGGAGCTGCTCCTGTTTTATGGGGTGGTCAGTCTGTCTGTGGGGGTCCTGAGCTCCCTCTTCTTCCTTGTGGCCTACGCTGCCACCTCTGACCTGTACTTCCTGTTCTCTGCCCGAGTCCACGGCTTTCCAGCTTTTGCTGGCGCAGTTTTGGTGGCTCATAAACAGACGATTGGAGACGGGCTGGTGGAGCCTCAGCGCTGGGTGCGGCTGCTTCCTCAGCTGACATTGCTGGGGGCGATAGTCCTGACCGTGGCCGGGCTGATCCCGGGGCAGATGCTGGTGGGCTACAGTCTAGGGCTGCTGTCCGGATGGGTGTACCTACGCTTCTACCAGAGACACAGCCGTGGCCGAGGAGACATGTCCGACCATTTCTCATTTGCCAGCTTCTTCCCAGCGCCCCTGCAGCCCGCTGCTGCCCTTCTGGGCACCCTCACGCATGCCGGCCTGGTGAAACTGCGACTCTGCCCGCGAGCCGTCAAGAGATACGACGTGGGGGCACCatcctccatcaccatcagcttACCAGGCACCGACCCACAAGATGCCGAACGCAGGAG GCAGCTGGCTCTGAAGGCACTGAATGAGCGGTTGAAGCGAGTAGAAGACCAGACATCTTGGCCGAacatggaagaggaggaggaggaagaagacgaCGATGTGTCACATGAGAcgtccttcagtagcagcactggtGGTAAAGCAGATACTCCAGCAGCTCAGGAGCCGAGTGCAGCAGCATCACCCATGGTATAA